The DNA window CTACTTTCATAAGATTCTTCTCATCAATGCCCATGTCCTCCTCCTTAGgcaatattatattttctcCCTCGGAGAAATATAAAGGTATTGGAATTTGTTCAGGCTTAGGTGACCTCATATATAAAGGTATGACAAATTGACCAGCCTCttcttccttttttatGTTAACCGTTTTGTTATTAGACACATCTCCTTTTAAATTGTAGTTTGTAACACTGGCATGGGGAACTACGCTCGTGACAGCTCCGGATACAGATACAGATAACGATCCCGATCCAGGTTTGGACATGGGGTTGGCATTATTCATGTTGTTATTACCACTTAAATTTACATTATCACTCATATTTACACTCATATTTacattcatatttatattgtcATTTTTTGAGTGATTTATTccatttaatataattttatctGATGGGCCATACTtcatcatataatttacatTTCCCATTctcatatttatttttcttccttCCTCATCTTCTTTTGTCACTACACGCCCTGTTTCATGCTTCTGCTCTAACCTTTTACCTCCTAACAACACCGTTACAAATTTACTAtggtattttttttctagGTTCTTCATAATCTTCGACGTCTGTTTCTTATTATTCAAATGTGTACtgatattatttatactcATCTTTTccacattattattattgttattgttgttattattattattattattattattattgttaatattattattattattattgttgttattatttgtggtattgtaatatttatgcTTGCTtctcttattttttaaaagtaCGTATTCCTTCCACATAGCATCTTTCTTTCCGTTCCTCATTACATCATTATTACCaatagtaatattattattactatcatTATTGTTGTCTCCTCCTTTCCTCATATTATTACTGCTCACTACTTTCCCATGTATCCTCACATTTGAATGTTCATCCACATTCCCGTCTTTCTTATCAcaactattattattacatgCCATATTCATCACATGCGcaaaattatttacattCATGTTATTGTGATGATTACTCATAGCATCTACGTAAATCTTATCTATGTTCTCCTTATTATCGACAAGGTTATGATAAGTACTATTATTACCATTACTATTTAAATGTTTGTTTAAATGAGATATGCATCCTTTATGGTATAATACATCTGCACTAGTTCTTCCTACATCTTCATCTTCACAATTCTTTTTcttactattattattattgttattattattattactactattaCCATTAGgagtaataataatgttcttattttttatcatctttTCACTTTCCTTAGATTTCACATACATATCATTTTTCTTCCTCATTTCACCAACTGCCTTATTTGCctcatatttattatttaacTTTCCAATTCTACTACTTATTTTGTCAATTACACTTctcttttcttttttattcGCTTCCACTCCTTCCCTCTTTTCTCTTTTCTTCTCTTCTTTTTCCTTCGGCTCGTTTATGGCTTCTAAAAAGTCCTCCTCCTTCTTCACGTCCTtcaataataaattaaataattcttGTGTTGATGAAAACTTGAACTGATCCTTCGATTTTTTCGCTTTTGTTATGgtcttattattattattattattattattatccttCTTGGATTTTTCCTCCTttaccttttttttcaatttctTCTCTTTCCTTTCTTTCTTTTGCTTGTCTTCTTTTTCTTGTATACCCTGTGACTCTTCCTtcttcttttctttttttttttttctcttttgttgttccttttttttatccCCTTCTTCATAATCCATTCCGGGATATCTTTCGGAATGTGCTTCACCTTCCTTTAACAACTGTGTCAATTCAGAATTATCTTTCTCTTCACATTTACcattattacttttttcgtcttttttattatcgTTACTCTTTTGTtccttattatttattttcttctcCTTTTTGATTTCCTCTTCAGTAGGTCtctttaatattttaatgattttctttttatcattattattttttttattactaaTACTGCTATCGTCACTTGTGTGATTCGTTTTCTTTTCTCTTAGTAAGTTCTTACATCTTTTCTGTTCAACatacttatatttatacCTTCTTCCCTTAGAATATGCATCATTTAACAAAGACACATTTCGATAACAGGGTCCACCAGCTCCTCCTATCCCTCCTATATTTTCTACGTCTTGCATTTCTTCatattcatcatttatcatcttattataattatacaacttataataattataataattcttatatttgttatgtccataataattattatgcCTTCTACCGGAAATGGGCCCTTTATTATGATGAATACTTAGACACAGCTTCTTGTGCTTCTTGTAATTATTCGTTATCATTTtagttattatattattattatatatataatatctattgccaatatttttatttttattattataatttttattataccagaaatattaataagTATTTCCtaaaatgtacatataaataagtatatttataaaaatatacacacatacaaaatatggatatatatgtatatatatttctcaTATACTACcaaaaaagaataaataattatacataaatatatatatatatatatatatatatatatatatatataatatattacatatacatataataatatatacattcatatacacatatatatgtgtaacatatatatttttttggggtgtataaaattacaataaaaaattaaaatttgatacgatataatatatatgtaaagGGTAAGGGTACATGTATAATACGGCtcaaattttattaaaaaaaaaataaatataattaaataaataaataaataaatgaatatataataaatatataaatatatac is part of the Plasmodium reichenowi strain SY57 chromosome 4, whole genome shotgun sequence genome and encodes:
- a CDS encoding hypothetical protein (conserved Plasmodium protein, unknown function), yielding MITNNYKKHKKLCLSIHHNKGPISGRRHNNYYGHNKYKNYYNYYKLYNYNKMINDEYEEMQDVENIGGIGGAGGPCYRNVSLLNDAYSKGRRYKYKYVEQKRCKNLLREKKTNHTSDDSSISNKKNNNDKKKIIKILKRPTEEEIKKEKKINNKEQKSNDNKKDEKSNNGKCEEKDNSELTQLLKEGEAHSERYPGMDYEEGDKKKEQQKRKKKKEKKKEESQGIQEKEDKQKKERKEKKLKKKVKEEKSKKDNNNNNNNNKTITKAKKSKDQFKFSSTQELFNLLLKDVKKEEDFLEAINEPKEKEEKKREKREGVEANKKEKRSVIDKISSRIGKLNNKYEANKAVGEMRKKNDMYVKSKESEKMIKNKNIIITPNGNSSNNNNNNNNNSKKKNCEDEDVGRTSADVLYHKGCISHLNKHLNSNGNNSTYHNLVDNKENIDKIYVDAMSNHHNNMNVNNFAHVMNMACNNNSCDKKDGNVDEHSNVRIHGKVVSSNNMRKGGDNNNDSNNNITIGNNDVMRNGKKDAMWKEYVLLKNKRSKHKYYNTTNNNNNNNNNNINNNNNNNNNNNNNNNNNNVEKMSINNISTHLNNKKQTSKIMKNLEKKYHSKFVTVLLGGKRLEQKHETGRVVTKEDEEGRKINMRMGNVNYMMKYGPSDKIILNGINHSKNDNINMNVNMSVNMSDNVNLSGNNNMNNANPMSKPGSGSLSVSVSGAVTSVVPHASVTNYNLKGDVSNNKTVNIKKEEEAGQFVIPLYMRSPKPEQIPIPLYFSEGENIILPKEEDMGIDEKNLMKVEVNNEMNDNIMGYANGTIFNNNHMNNMVTMNPLSSSSYNLNDTNNNLLSDPLNNHVRMFKEKLANAQYVKTKNYTKNLKEYLYMNMPKDKNPLNYSKKKKKTFLNRNYVTFNVEVNNHNKLMGVNHDMVKSADRNNMKSVNGSIYNNNNNNNNINNNNNITNNNNITNGGIHSFHTMKASYYNGCNLNKGGRYFKVDKYFYSRKYKVRTHFGDNNGHHKYRHFQFLKDIKIAVY